One stretch of Clupea harengus chromosome 2, Ch_v2.0.2, whole genome shotgun sequence DNA includes these proteins:
- the LOC105907240 gene encoding carboxypeptidase O-like, protein MERVVTENPELVSSSVYGETFEGRNITYLKIGLGSEGVQKKAIWMDCGIHAREWIAPAFCQWFVKEILLHYKTDKKLNEMLKNMDLYVTPVLNVDGYMYSWINESTRLWRKSRSTPHEGCTCHGVDLNRNFNANWGTVGVSRDCCHNTYCGSGPVSEKEAQAVTQFVGSRVDQILCFLTIHSAGQLLLLPYGHPHISAPNYDELMAVGQAAAKAMKAVHGMDYRVGTSPDILYPNSGSSRDWARLMGIPFSYTFELRDKGEFGHLLPEEQIQPACEEAFEGALFIITYVHDKAFHNRTEIGAASVARAFWATVLASCLATMYLL, encoded by the exons atggagcGTGTGGTGACAGAGAACCCAGAGCTGGTGTCCTCCTCTGTGTACGGAGAGACCTTTGAGGGCAGGAACATCACATACCTCAAG ATTGGTCTAGGCTCTGAGGGAGTGCAGAAGAAAGCCATCTGGATGGACTGTGGTATCCACGCCAGAGAGTGGATCGCTCCTGCCTTCTGCCAGTGGTTTGTTAAAGAG aTTTTACTGCACTACAAAACAGACAAGAAGCTTAATGAGATGCTAAAGAACATGGACTTGTATGTCACCCCTGTGCTGAATGTTGATGGCTACATGTACAGCTGGATTAATGAGAGT ACTCGACTGTGGAGGAAGTCAAGGTCGACGCCCCATGAAGGCTGTACCTGCCATGGCGTGGATCTCAACAGGAACTTCAATGCAAACTGGGGCA CTGTGGGGGTGTCCAGAGACTGCTGCCACAACACGTACTGTGGCTCTGGGCCCGTGTCAGAGAAAGAGGCCCAGGCGGTGACACAGTTTGTGGGGAGCAGAGTGGACCAGATCCTCTGCTTCCTCACCATCCACTCTGCAGGTCAACTACTGCTCCTGCCGTATGGACACCCCCACATCTCAGCACCCAACTATGACGAGCTG ATGGCTGTGGGCCAGGCTGCTGCTAAAGCCATGAAGGCCGTACATGGGATGGACTACCGAGTGGGAACCTCACCTGATATTCTCT aCCCTAACTCTGGTTCCTCCCGAGACTGGGCTCGTCTGATGGGGATCCCCTTCTCCTACACCTTTGAGCTGAGGGACAAGGGCGAGTTTGGCCACCTCCTCCCCGAGGAGCAGATCCAGCCGGCCTGTGAGGAGGCCTTCGAAGGAgccctcttcatcatcacctaTGTCCATGACAAGGCCTTCCACAACCGCACTGAGATCGGAGCCGCCAGTGTAGCTAGAGCCTTCTGGGCCACCGTACTGGCATCCTGCCTTGCCACCATGTACCTGTTGTAG
- the LOC105899469 gene encoding zinc-binding protein A33-like, whose product MASKSFSEEDFSCPVCCEIFKNPVLLTCSHSVCKVCLQTFWETKGSRECPICRRRSSKSEPPCNLHLKNLCESFQQEKNLRDPFCSLHRSELKLFCEDDKQPVCVVCRDSKLHKNHNFSPISEAALERKEELKIKLQPLQKKLDNFKQVKTTSDKTSQHIRVQAQHTERQIKEEFENLHQFLRDEEADRLAALREEEEQKSQMMKEKIEKMSREISSLSDTIRAIEEEMGADDITFLQERVSGPLINVAKHLGNLKFRVWEKIKEIVQYTPVTLDPNTAHPQLILCEDLTSVRLSDETQQLPDNPERFDKYPCVLGSEGFNSGTHCWEVEVGDSNYWHLGVKTESSQRKGVGFITGIWRVVHNSGAYGARSPSHPDTRLTLKQKPQRIRVQLDWDRGKLSFTDPDDNTHLYTFTHTLTERVFPFFLTYSPLRILPVKAAVTVEQLS is encoded by the exons ATGGCGTCCAAGTCCTTTTCAGAAGAGgatttctcctgtcctgtgtgttgtgAAATCTTCAAGAATCCCGTTCTTCTAACATgtagtcacagtgtgtgtaaagtctGCTTACAGACGTTCTGGGAGACTAAAGGATCCAGGGAATGTCCAATCTGCAGGAGAAGATCCTCGAAATCTGAACCTCCATGTAACCTGCATCTAAAGAATCTGTGTGAGAGTTTCCAACAGGAAAAAAATCTGAGAGATCCATTCTGCAGTCTGCACCGTTCTGAACTCAAGCTTTTCTGTGAAGATGataaacagcctgtgtgtgtggtgtgtcgagaCTCAAAACTCCACAAGAACCACAACTTCAGTCCTATCAGTGAAGCAGCACTTGAGCGTAAG GAAGAACTGAAGATCAAACTGCAGCCCTTACAGAAGAAGCTGGACAACTTTAAACAAGTTAAAACTACCAGTGATAAAACTTCCCAACACATAAGA GTCCAggcccaacacacagagaggcagatcaaggaggagtttgagaaccttcaccagtttctacgagatgaagaggcagaccggttagctgcactgagggaggaagaggagcagaagagtcagatgatgaaggagaagattgagaagatgagcagagagatctcatctctttcagacacaatcagagccatagaggaggagatgggagctgatgacatcacatttctGCAG gagagggtttcaggacctctgatcaatgtggcaaaacacctgggcaacctgaagttcagagtctgggagaagattaaggagattgttcaataca ctcctgtgactctggatcccaacactgcacacccacAACTCATCCTGtgtgaggatctgaccagtgtgagactcAGTGATGAgacacagcagcttcctgataacccagagagatttgataagTATCcctgtgtcctgggctctgagggctttaactcagggacacaCTGCTGGGAAGTGGAGGTTGGGGACAGTAATTACTGGCACCTGGGAGTGAAGACAGAGTCTAGtcagaggaagggagtgggTTTCATCACTGGAATCTGGCGTGTGGTTCATAATAGTGGTGCATATGGAGCACGCTCTCCATCCCACCCAGACACTCGCCTCACATTGAAGCAGAaaccccagaggatcagagtgcagctggactgggacagaggaaaaCTGTCATTCACTGACCCTGATGataacacacacctgtacacttttacacacactttaactGAGAGAGTATTTCCATTCTTTTTGACTTATTCACCTCTGAGGATCTTACCAGTGAAGGCTGCAGTAACAGTAGAGCAGCTCAGTTAG